In one window of Prionailurus bengalensis isolate Pbe53 chromosome B3, Fcat_Pben_1.1_paternal_pri, whole genome shotgun sequence DNA:
- the ZBTB1 gene encoding zinc finger and BTB domain-containing protein 1 isoform X2, translated as MAKPSHSSYVLQQLNNQREWGFLCDCCIAIDDIYFQAHKAVLAACSSYFRMFFMNHQHSTAQLNLSNMKISAECFDLILQFMYLGKIMTAPSSFEQFKVAMNYLQLYNVPDCLEDIQDADCSSSKCSSSASSKQNSKMIFGVRMYEDTVARNGSEANRWCAEPSSTVNTPHNREPDEESLQLGNFPEPLFDVCKKSSVSKLSTPKERVSRRFGRSFTCDSCGFGFSCEKLLDEHVLTCTNRHSYQNTRSYHRIVDLRDGKDSNIKAEFGEKDSSKTFSTQTDKYRGDPSQAAEDSTSTPGSRKSSTVESELAGEEKSRAAERKRIIIKMEPEDIPTDELKDFNIIKVTDKDCNESTDNDELEDEPEEPFYRYYVEEEIGIKKSGRKTLKPRMSISAEERGGLESMRPPNNSSPVQEDTENASCELCGLTITEEDLSSHYLAKHIENICACGKCGQILVKGRQLQEHAQRCGEPQDLTMNGLGNAEEKMDMEENPDEQSEIRDMFVEMLDDFRDNHFQINSIQKKQLFKHSACPFRCPNCGQRFETENLVVEHMSSCLDQDVFKSAIMEENERDHRRKHFCNLCGKGFYQRCHLREHYTVHTKEKQFVCQTCGKQFLRERQLRLHNDMHKGMASGEIGPSKPLEK; from the coding sequence ATGGCAAAGCCCAGCCACAGCAGCTACGTCCTTCAGCAGCTAAACAACCAAAGGGAATGGGGTTTTCTCTGTGACTGTTGTATTGCGATCGATGACATTTACTTCCAAGCACACAAAGCAGTTCTGGCTGCCTGTAGCTcctattttagaatgtttttcatGAACCATCAGCACAGTACTGCGCAACTGAATCTCAGCAACATGAAAATTAGCGCCGAGTGTTTTGATCTCATTCTGCAGTTTATGTATTTAGGCAAAATCATGACTGCTCCCTCTAGTTTTGAGCAGTTTAAAGTGGCAATGAACTATCTACAGCTGTACAATGTTCCTGACTGCTTAGAAGACATACAGGATGCAGATTGTTCCAGTTCCAAGTGTTCATCTTCTGCTTCTAGCAAACAGAACAGCAAAATGATCTTTGGGGTAAGAATGTATGAAGACACAGTGGCTAGAAATGGCAGTGAGGCCAATAGGTGGTGTGCAGAACCCAGTTCAACCGTAAATACACCACataacagagagcccgatgaagAGTCTTTACAGTTAGGTAATTTTCCGGAACCACTGTTTGATGTCTGTAAAAAAAGTTCGGTGTCCAAATTATCTACTCCAAAAGAACGCGTGTCACGACGCTTTGGACGGAGTTTTACCTGTGACAGCTGTGGATTTGGCTTTAGCTGTGAAAAGTTATTAGATGAGCATGTGCTAACCTGTACTAACAGACATTCGTACCAAAACACAAGATCCTACCACAGAATAGTGGATCTTAGAGATGGAAAAGACAGTAATATCAAAGCTGAGTTTGGTGAAAAGGATTCTTCTAAAACATTTTCTACGCAGACGGACAAATACAGAGGAGACCCGAGCCAGGCGGCCGAGGATTCGACTTCAACCCCTGGAAGCAGAAAAAGTAGCACCGTGGAGTCTGAGCTCGCCGGCGAAGAAAAAAGCAGAGCTGCCGAAAGGAAAAGAATCATTATCAAGATGGAGCCAGAAGATATTCCTACAGACGAACTGAAAGACTTTAACATCATTAAAGTTACTGATAAAGACTGTAACGAATCCACTGACAACGACGAATTAGAAGACGAACCTGAAGAGCCATTTTATAGATACTATGTTGAAGAAGAGATCGGTATTAAAAAAAGTGGTAGGAAAACTCTAAAACCTCGGATGTCAATAAGTGCTGAAGAAAGAGGAGGTTTAGAAAGTATGAGGCCCCCTAACAACAGCAGTCCGGTACAAGAGGATACCGAAAATGCGTCTTGTGAGCTGTGCGGACTCACAATCACCGAGGAGGACCTGTCATCCCATTACTTAGCCAAACACATTGAAAATATCTGTGCGTGTGGTAAATGCGGACAGATCCTTGTTAAGGGCAGACAGCTTCAGGAACATGCGCAGAGATGTGGAGAACCCCAAGATCTGACAATGAATGGCTTAGGAAATGCCGAGGAGAAAATGGACATGGAAGAGAATCCTGATGAGCAGTCGGAAATAAGAGATATGTTTGTTGAAATGTTGGATGATTTCAGGGACAATCATTTCCAGATAAACAGTATCCAAAAAAAGCAGTTATTTAAACATTCTGCCTGTCCTTTCCGATGTCCGAATTGTGGCCAGCGTTTTGAAACTGAGAACCTGGTGGTTGAACATATGTCTAGCTGCCTAGACCAAGATGTGTTTAAGAGTGCCATCATGGAAGAAAACGAGAGAGATCACAGACGAAAGCATTTTTGTAATCTGTGTGGAAAAGGATTTTATCAGCGGTGCCACTTGAGAGAACACTACACTGTTCACACCAAGGAGAAACAGTTTGTCTGTCAGACATGTGGAAAGCAGTTTTTAAGAGAGCGTCAGTTGCGACTGCACAATGATATGCACAAAGGCATGGCCAG
- the ZBTB1 gene encoding zinc finger and BTB domain-containing protein 1 isoform X1: MAKPSHSSYVLQQLNNQREWGFLCDCCIAIDDIYFQAHKAVLAACSSYFRMFFMNHQHSTAQLNLSNMKISAECFDLILQFMYLGKIMTAPSSFEQFKVAMNYLQLYNVPDCLEDIQDADCSSSKCSSSASSKQNSKMIFGVRMYEDTVARNGSEANRWCAEPSSTVNTPHNREPDEESLQLGNFPEPLFDVCKKSSVSKLSTPKERVSRRFGRSFTCDSCGFGFSCEKLLDEHVLTCTNRHSYQNTRSYHRIVDLRDGKDSNIKAEFGEKDSSKTFSTQTDKYRGDPSQAAEDSTSTPGSRKSSTVESELAGEEKSRAAERKRIIIKMEPEDIPTDELKDFNIIKVTDKDCNESTDNDELEDEPEEPFYRYYVEEEIGIKKSGRKTLKPRMSISAEERGGLESMRPPNNSSPVQEDTENASCELCGLTITEEDLSSHYLAKHIENICACGKCGQILVKGRQLQEHAQRCGEPQDLTMNGLGNAEEKMDMEENPDEQSEIRDMFVEMLDDFRDNHFQINSIQKKQLFKHSACPFRCPNCGQRFETENLVVEHMSSCLDQDVFKSAIMEENERDHRRKHFCNLCGKGFYQRCHLREHYTVHTKEKQFVCQTCGKQFLRERQLRLHNDMHKGMARYVCSICDQGNFRKHDHVRHMISHLSAGETICQVCFQIFPNNEQLEQHMDVHLYTCGICGAKFNLRKDMRSHYNAKHLKRT, from the coding sequence ATGGCAAAGCCCAGCCACAGCAGCTACGTCCTTCAGCAGCTAAACAACCAAAGGGAATGGGGTTTTCTCTGTGACTGTTGTATTGCGATCGATGACATTTACTTCCAAGCACACAAAGCAGTTCTGGCTGCCTGTAGCTcctattttagaatgtttttcatGAACCATCAGCACAGTACTGCGCAACTGAATCTCAGCAACATGAAAATTAGCGCCGAGTGTTTTGATCTCATTCTGCAGTTTATGTATTTAGGCAAAATCATGACTGCTCCCTCTAGTTTTGAGCAGTTTAAAGTGGCAATGAACTATCTACAGCTGTACAATGTTCCTGACTGCTTAGAAGACATACAGGATGCAGATTGTTCCAGTTCCAAGTGTTCATCTTCTGCTTCTAGCAAACAGAACAGCAAAATGATCTTTGGGGTAAGAATGTATGAAGACACAGTGGCTAGAAATGGCAGTGAGGCCAATAGGTGGTGTGCAGAACCCAGTTCAACCGTAAATACACCACataacagagagcccgatgaagAGTCTTTACAGTTAGGTAATTTTCCGGAACCACTGTTTGATGTCTGTAAAAAAAGTTCGGTGTCCAAATTATCTACTCCAAAAGAACGCGTGTCACGACGCTTTGGACGGAGTTTTACCTGTGACAGCTGTGGATTTGGCTTTAGCTGTGAAAAGTTATTAGATGAGCATGTGCTAACCTGTACTAACAGACATTCGTACCAAAACACAAGATCCTACCACAGAATAGTGGATCTTAGAGATGGAAAAGACAGTAATATCAAAGCTGAGTTTGGTGAAAAGGATTCTTCTAAAACATTTTCTACGCAGACGGACAAATACAGAGGAGACCCGAGCCAGGCGGCCGAGGATTCGACTTCAACCCCTGGAAGCAGAAAAAGTAGCACCGTGGAGTCTGAGCTCGCCGGCGAAGAAAAAAGCAGAGCTGCCGAAAGGAAAAGAATCATTATCAAGATGGAGCCAGAAGATATTCCTACAGACGAACTGAAAGACTTTAACATCATTAAAGTTACTGATAAAGACTGTAACGAATCCACTGACAACGACGAATTAGAAGACGAACCTGAAGAGCCATTTTATAGATACTATGTTGAAGAAGAGATCGGTATTAAAAAAAGTGGTAGGAAAACTCTAAAACCTCGGATGTCAATAAGTGCTGAAGAAAGAGGAGGTTTAGAAAGTATGAGGCCCCCTAACAACAGCAGTCCGGTACAAGAGGATACCGAAAATGCGTCTTGTGAGCTGTGCGGACTCACAATCACCGAGGAGGACCTGTCATCCCATTACTTAGCCAAACACATTGAAAATATCTGTGCGTGTGGTAAATGCGGACAGATCCTTGTTAAGGGCAGACAGCTTCAGGAACATGCGCAGAGATGTGGAGAACCCCAAGATCTGACAATGAATGGCTTAGGAAATGCCGAGGAGAAAATGGACATGGAAGAGAATCCTGATGAGCAGTCGGAAATAAGAGATATGTTTGTTGAAATGTTGGATGATTTCAGGGACAATCATTTCCAGATAAACAGTATCCAAAAAAAGCAGTTATTTAAACATTCTGCCTGTCCTTTCCGATGTCCGAATTGTGGCCAGCGTTTTGAAACTGAGAACCTGGTGGTTGAACATATGTCTAGCTGCCTAGACCAAGATGTGTTTAAGAGTGCCATCATGGAAGAAAACGAGAGAGATCACAGACGAAAGCATTTTTGTAATCTGTGTGGAAAAGGATTTTATCAGCGGTGCCACTTGAGAGAACACTACACTGTTCACACCAAGGAGAAACAGTTTGTCTGTCAGACATGTGGAAAGCAGTTTTTAAGAGAGCGTCAGTTGCGACTGCACAATGATATGCACAAAGGCATGGCCAGGTATGTCTGTTCCATTTGTGATCAAGGAAACTTCAGAAAACATGACCATGTACGGCATATGATTTCTCATTTATCTGCTGGTGAGACTATATGCCAGGTCTGCTTTCAGATTTTCCCAAATAATGAACAGTTGGAACAGCACATGGATGTTCATCTGTATACATGTGGAATATGTGGAGCCAAATTTAATTTGAGGAAAGATATGAGATCACATTATAATGCCAAGCATTTGAAAAGAACATAA